The Senegalia massiliensis genomic sequence GTCCGAAGTATTAATAAATGATTGGAGCTGAATGATTATGAAAAAAATTACAAAATATTTTTTAATATTATTTTCTTTAATAATATTTATATCTTTATTTTCAGCTTGTAGTGGACAGGATGATGAAACTAATGAGTATTCTATGAATACTTTAGAAAAGGAAATTTCAGATGAAGAAGCTGATTTTAATACACCAGAAGTAGAGAGATCTGAAATAGCAGAGGGCGAAAAAATAATTTCAACTTATTTTATGAGCCTAGAAACACTTGACTTTGAAAAGACAAGATCAGAGTTAGAAAGTTTAATTGAAAAGCATAAATCTTTTATAGAAAATTCTAATGTGAATTTTAGAGGCTCTAGTTATTCTAAAAACTATAGATATGGAGACTATTCAATAAGAATTCCAGAAGAAGGTTTAGAAAAATTTAAAACTGACTTAAGTCAAATAGGAAATATAATTGAAGAAAGCAAAAACAATCAAGATGTAACAAAACTTTATAGAGATACAGAATCTAGATTAAAGCTAGTAACTTCAAAAGAAAAAAGATTGTTGGAACTTTTGGAAAAAGCAGAAAAAATAGAAGATATCATAGCTATTGAATCTGAACTTACTAATACTATTTATGAAAAAGAAAGATTAGAAAAAAGTCTAAAATCTATAGATGAAAAAATTGAATATACTACTTTAAATTTACAGCTAATAGAAGTAAGAAATTTTTCCAATACTGATAATGTAGATAATTCACTTATTACTAGATTGAAAAATGCATTCACTAATTCAATATTTGCTTTTAAAATAGCATTAGAAAACTTTATAATATGGCTAGTATATGCCTTACCTTATATATTAATTTTAGGTGTTTTAGTATTACTAGGTGTAATATTTATAAAGAAAAGAAAGAAAAAATAAATAAATGAAATCTAAGTTAAAGGCTATAAGATAATTATTTTATAGCCCTTTTCTGATATACTATAACTATAAAAAACTTAAGTTGAATAAAGAATTATTGTTATTAGAATTTTAAAGTTTAGGGGAGATATTATATGCTTACAGAAATAAATCAAGAAATACTGGTAATTAAAGAAAAATTAAGAGAAAATAAAAAGCTCAAATCATTGAAAAAAACAATAGAGGAAGAACTTGAAACAAAGAAAATTCAACAAAAAGAATTAAAGAAAATATTAGAAAAAGAAAGAAAAGACTTTGAAAAACTTGAAGATTTAAGTTTAAGTTCAATATTTCTATCATTAACAGGAAAGAAAGAAGAAAAACTTGATAAAGAAAAAGAAGAATATATTATAGCAAAACTTAGATATGAAGATTGTATTAAACAGATTAATGAGTTGGAAACCCAGCTAGATGATACTAACCAATTATTGATAAACTATGAAAAAGTTGATAAAAGATATGAGGATTTAATAAAAGAAAAGGAAGAATTATTAATTAGAGAAGGTGGAAATTTAGGGAATGAATTAAAAAATAAAATTTTAAATATAGATCAACTTAAAGTAGATATGAAAGAATTAAGAGAAGCTATAAATGCTGGTAAAGATGCATTAAGTTCTTTAGATCTTGTAGAAGAAAAACTTAATAGTGCAAGGAACTGGGGTACTTGGGATATACTTGGTGGTGGTCTAATTTCTAATATGGCTAAACATTCAGCCATAAATGAAGCAAATAATATAGCAAAAACTGCTCAATTTGACCTTAAAAAATTTAAAAAAGAATTATCAGATGTAAATGAATTTACAAGTATTCAGGTTAATTTATCTTCTTTTGTATCTTTTGCAGATTTTTTCTTTGATGGTATATTGTCTGATTGGTTTGTGCAGTCAAAAATAAAAGATTCATTAAACAATGTTAATGCAGCTATGAGAGAAATAGAGGTTATAATTTCAGATTTAAATCAAAATATTAATAAATTAGAAAATAACTTAAATGAATTAGAATTAGAAGTAAAAAATATTTTGAATAATATTTAATATTACTTTACAACATATTTTTATATAAAGGAGATAAGGATGAAAAAAGAAAAGTTTTGTTTAGAAGAAGCAACTATAGACTCAATTCATACTGAATTTAAAAATGGTAGCTTGACTTGTAAAGAACTTATAAAAAAGTACATAGATAGAATTGAAAAATGTGACAAAATAGGCCCTATGATTAATTCTGTAATTATGATAAATAAAAATGCATTTAAAATAGCAGATGAATTAGATGAAAAATTTAAAAAATCAGGATTAACAGGACCTTTGCATGGAATACCTGTATTGTTAAAAGATAATATTAATTTAGAAGGTACTGAAACTACAGCAGGTTCTATTAGCTTAAAAGAAGTAAAATCTGAAAAGAATGCTTTTATTACTAAAAAGCTA encodes the following:
- a CDS encoding DUF4349 domain-containing protein gives rise to the protein MKKITKYFLILFSLIIFISLFSACSGQDDETNEYSMNTLEKEISDEEADFNTPEVERSEIAEGEKIISTYFMSLETLDFEKTRSELESLIEKHKSFIENSNVNFRGSSYSKNYRYGDYSIRIPEEGLEKFKTDLSQIGNIIEESKNNQDVTKLYRDTESRLKLVTSKEKRLLELLEKAEKIEDIIAIESELTNTIYEKERLEKSLKSIDEKIEYTTLNLQLIEVRNFSNTDNVDNSLITRLKNAFTNSIFAFKIALENFIIWLVYALPYILILGVLVLLGVIFIKKRKKK